In Dromaius novaehollandiae isolate bDroNov1 chromosome 4, bDroNov1.hap1, whole genome shotgun sequence, a single genomic region encodes these proteins:
- the LZTS3 gene encoding leucine zipper putative tumor suppressor 3 isoform X2: MATLETLPVLSDPTYPSQENFHTFAPRPSQPTSQSTMGSVGSGVANDQEFAMKSVGTRTQSSGRQTEGSRNGYSTREISNRYSGEEKTYKSEKVSNSLYINGDLRKSEKVKMDICGNVTTNNEKNMPPPPQYREPSNPPKILPISGKLDQNLCPPQSNGVTENRKSLNHANSNSPSAPKSGLDKTSLNRTTNQVGGLSDSGRNSLTSLPTYGTGYSQHVGPMSASTSHINRIGTTYVDKNIVGYNGISTSDSGRSSSKSTSSFNRLNHLNETMPFHSPSTDDIIQDLEDRLWEKEQEVLQMRRNLDKSEAAIFQVFEEKQKIWEREMEDLRQNYANKLQQVSKKAQRAQQALQLQIFKLQQEKKKLQDDMGQLLQQREELEKKFVAFKKEQAEFLPKIEETKWEVCQKAGEISLLKQQLKDSQADVSQKLNEIVGLRSQLKEGKNFLREKEEQILTLKDSYSSKSVNLEICESELQRKMSEVQVLREKLNHCELEVSGLKRTLASMGPSGPFSGDLAEKLRDPLACESDEAKMQRQSEDSVNTLRKEVERLQTELKLERQQREQQVMDFEEERRTWQEEKEKVIKYQKQLQLNYVEMYQKNQLLEHKVNEMNTKATSPPHTEEKKPWTPSRLERIESTEI, translated from the exons ATGGCCACGCTAGAGACGCTGCCAGTTCTTAGTGACCCGACGTACCCCAGCCAGGAGAACTTCCACACTTTTGCCCCCCGGCCTTCCCAACCCACCTCCCAGAGCACCATGGGGAGCGTGGGCAGCGGAGTTGCCAATGACCAGGAGTTTGCCATGAAGAGCGTGGGGACCCGGACGCAGAGCAGCGGCCGGCAGACGGAGGGGTCTCGCAATGGCTACTCCACCCGGGAGATCTCCAACCGGTACTCTGGCGAGGAGAAGACATACAAGTCAGAAAAGGTCTCCAACTCCCTCTACATCAACGGCGACCTGCGCAAGAGTGAGAAGGTGAAGATGGACATCTGTGGGAATGTGACCACCAACAATGAGAAGAACATGCCGCCTCCTCCCCAGTACCGAGAGCCCAGTAACCCACCAAAGATATTGCCAATCTCTGGCAAACTAGACCAG AATCTCTGCCCGCCGCAGAGCAACGGGGTGACAGAGAACAGAAAGAGCTTGAACCATGCCAACAGCAATAGCCCGTCCGCACCCAAAAGTGGACTCGACAAGACCAGCCTTAACAGGACTACAAACCAAGTGGGAGGCCTTTCAGATTCAGGCCGTAACTCGTTAACGAGCCTGCCCACGTACGGGACAGGCTACAGCCAACACGTGGGTCCAATGAGCGCCTCGACAAGCCACATCAACCGCATCGGAACAACCTATGTGGACAAGAACATCGTGGGATACAACGGGATATCTACCTCAGACAGCGGGCGGTCTTCGAGCAAGAGCACCTCTTCGTTCAACAGACTGAACCATCTCAACGAAACAATGCCTTTCCACTCGCCTTCAACGGATGACATCATCCAAGACCTGGAAGACCGGCTGTGGGAGAAGGAGCAAGAGGTCCTCCAGATGCGAAGGAACTTGGACAAAAGCGAGGCAGCCATCTTCCAAGTGTTCGAGGAGAAGCAGAAGATCTGGGAGCGGGAAATGGAGGACCTGAGGCAAAACTACGCCAACAAATTGCAGCAGGTTTCCAAAAAGGCCCAGCGGGCTCAGCAGGCCTTGCAGCTCCAGATCTTCAAGctccagcaggagaaaaaaaaactccaagaTGATATGGGGCAACTCCTCCAGCAGCGAGAGGAGCTGGAGAAGAAATTTGTGGCTTTCAAGAAGGAGCAGGCTGAGTTTCTCCCAAAGATTGAAGAGACCAAGTGGGAG GTGTGCCAGAAGGCGGGCGAAATCTCTCTGctcaagcagcagctgaaggatTCCCAAGCGGACGTCTCCCAGAAGCTGAACGAGATCGTGGGGCTGCGGTCACAACTCAAGGAAGGTAAGAACTTCCTGCGGGAGAAGGAGGAGCAAATCCTCACCCTGAAGGACTCTTACAGCTCCAAGAGCGTCAACCTGGAGATCTGTGAGAGTGAGCTACAGCGGAAGATGAGCGAGGTCCAGGTGCTGAGGGAAAAACTGAACCACTGTGAGCTGGAGGTCTCCGGCCTGAAGCGGACACTTGCCAGCATGGGACCTTCGGGGCCTTTCAGCGGGGACCTGGCCGAGAAGCTGCGGGACCCCCTGGCCTGCGAGAGTGACGAAGCCAAGATGCAGCGGCAGAGCGAGGACAGCGTTAACACACTGCGGAAGGAGGTGGAGCGGCTCCAGACGGAGCTGAAGCTGGAgcggcagcagcgggagcagcaggTGATGGACTTTGAAGAAGAGCGGCGCACGTGgcaagaagagaaggagaaagtcaTCAAGtaccagaagcagctgcagctgaACTACGTGGAGATGTACCAGAAGAACCAGCTCCTGGAACACAAGGTGAACGAGATGAACACAAAGGCCACCAGTCCCCCGCACACCGAGGAGAAAAAACCATGGACTCCCTCCAGACTCGAGCGAATAGAGTCCACCGAGATCTGA
- the LZTS3 gene encoding leucine zipper putative tumor suppressor 3 isoform X1 — protein MATLETLPVLSDPTYPSQENFHTFAPRPSQPTSQSTMGSVGSGVANDQEFAMKSVGTRTQSSGRQTEGSRNGYSTREISNRYSGEEKTYKSEKVSNSLYINGDLRKSEKVKMDICGNVTTNNEKNMPPPPQYREPSNPPKILPISGKLDQSNEPLVRPSAFKPVVPKNFHSMQNLCPPQSNGVTENRKSLNHANSNSPSAPKSGLDKTSLNRTTNQVGGLSDSGRNSLTSLPTYGTGYSQHVGPMSASTSHINRIGTTYVDKNIVGYNGISTSDSGRSSSKSTSSFNRLNHLNETMPFHSPSTDDIIQDLEDRLWEKEQEVLQMRRNLDKSEAAIFQVFEEKQKIWEREMEDLRQNYANKLQQVSKKAQRAQQALQLQIFKLQQEKKKLQDDMGQLLQQREELEKKFVAFKKEQAEFLPKIEETKWEVCQKAGEISLLKQQLKDSQADVSQKLNEIVGLRSQLKEGKNFLREKEEQILTLKDSYSSKSVNLEICESELQRKMSEVQVLREKLNHCELEVSGLKRTLASMGPSGPFSGDLAEKLRDPLACESDEAKMQRQSEDSVNTLRKEVERLQTELKLERQQREQQVMDFEEERRTWQEEKEKVIKYQKQLQLNYVEMYQKNQLLEHKVNEMNTKATSPPHTEEKKPWTPSRLERIESTEI, from the exons ATGGCCACGCTAGAGACGCTGCCAGTTCTTAGTGACCCGACGTACCCCAGCCAGGAGAACTTCCACACTTTTGCCCCCCGGCCTTCCCAACCCACCTCCCAGAGCACCATGGGGAGCGTGGGCAGCGGAGTTGCCAATGACCAGGAGTTTGCCATGAAGAGCGTGGGGACCCGGACGCAGAGCAGCGGCCGGCAGACGGAGGGGTCTCGCAATGGCTACTCCACCCGGGAGATCTCCAACCGGTACTCTGGCGAGGAGAAGACATACAAGTCAGAAAAGGTCTCCAACTCCCTCTACATCAACGGCGACCTGCGCAAGAGTGAGAAGGTGAAGATGGACATCTGTGGGAATGTGACCACCAACAATGAGAAGAACATGCCGCCTCCTCCCCAGTACCGAGAGCCCAGTAACCCACCAAAGATATTGCCAATCTCTGGCAAACTAGACCAG agcaATGAGCCCTTAGTTAGACCCTCAGCCTTTAAACCAGTAGTTCCTAAAAACTTCCATTCCATGCAGAATCTCTGCCCGCCGCAGAGCAACGGGGTGACAGAGAACAGAAAGAGCTTGAACCATGCCAACAGCAATAGCCCGTCCGCACCCAAAAGTGGACTCGACAAGACCAGCCTTAACAGGACTACAAACCAAGTGGGAGGCCTTTCAGATTCAGGCCGTAACTCGTTAACGAGCCTGCCCACGTACGGGACAGGCTACAGCCAACACGTGGGTCCAATGAGCGCCTCGACAAGCCACATCAACCGCATCGGAACAACCTATGTGGACAAGAACATCGTGGGATACAACGGGATATCTACCTCAGACAGCGGGCGGTCTTCGAGCAAGAGCACCTCTTCGTTCAACAGACTGAACCATCTCAACGAAACAATGCCTTTCCACTCGCCTTCAACGGATGACATCATCCAAGACCTGGAAGACCGGCTGTGGGAGAAGGAGCAAGAGGTCCTCCAGATGCGAAGGAACTTGGACAAAAGCGAGGCAGCCATCTTCCAAGTGTTCGAGGAGAAGCAGAAGATCTGGGAGCGGGAAATGGAGGACCTGAGGCAAAACTACGCCAACAAATTGCAGCAGGTTTCCAAAAAGGCCCAGCGGGCTCAGCAGGCCTTGCAGCTCCAGATCTTCAAGctccagcaggagaaaaaaaaactccaagaTGATATGGGGCAACTCCTCCAGCAGCGAGAGGAGCTGGAGAAGAAATTTGTGGCTTTCAAGAAGGAGCAGGCTGAGTTTCTCCCAAAGATTGAAGAGACCAAGTGGGAG GTGTGCCAGAAGGCGGGCGAAATCTCTCTGctcaagcagcagctgaaggatTCCCAAGCGGACGTCTCCCAGAAGCTGAACGAGATCGTGGGGCTGCGGTCACAACTCAAGGAAGGTAAGAACTTCCTGCGGGAGAAGGAGGAGCAAATCCTCACCCTGAAGGACTCTTACAGCTCCAAGAGCGTCAACCTGGAGATCTGTGAGAGTGAGCTACAGCGGAAGATGAGCGAGGTCCAGGTGCTGAGGGAAAAACTGAACCACTGTGAGCTGGAGGTCTCCGGCCTGAAGCGGACACTTGCCAGCATGGGACCTTCGGGGCCTTTCAGCGGGGACCTGGCCGAGAAGCTGCGGGACCCCCTGGCCTGCGAGAGTGACGAAGCCAAGATGCAGCGGCAGAGCGAGGACAGCGTTAACACACTGCGGAAGGAGGTGGAGCGGCTCCAGACGGAGCTGAAGCTGGAgcggcagcagcgggagcagcaggTGATGGACTTTGAAGAAGAGCGGCGCACGTGgcaagaagagaaggagaaagtcaTCAAGtaccagaagcagctgcagctgaACTACGTGGAGATGTACCAGAAGAACCAGCTCCTGGAACACAAGGTGAACGAGATGAACACAAAGGCCACCAGTCCCCCGCACACCGAGGAGAAAAAACCATGGACTCCCTCCAGACTCGAGCGAATAGAGTCCACCGAGATCTGA